A segment of the Leptidea sinapis chromosome 21, ilLepSina1.1, whole genome shotgun sequence genome:
taatatacataaatttaattttgaaattatcaatAGAAATGATGACATAGATTGCGATGTTAACTGTTACatagtcaataataataattttaaattaattgtgattaatatacactggccttcaaaagtaagtatcacacttttaaaattgggaaaacgttttaagttcacaagatacactttcgaaataaaaaggactccaaagagaatttaattttgtacataaaaactttatagtcggtaaccttcctttaagaattggctgaaaaaaacttcaaaatcaaaaccattcctttttcaaagtggacgtttccgaattacaattttaccattcacatttttctttctgttttaaatttttttcaagatcgattaacgataacatttatatatcatgcctctttcagttgaagaatgtgctaggatcatggcttttctggaactaggcatcagtatgcgtcgcactgcaagaatggtgggtgtgacggtacgaacggtccagaaggtaaagcgaaggtacgaagagactggacattatctgaggagaccttgtaatggcagacccaggtgtaccagtgcccgagaagatcgttatattatttccactgtgttaagaaatcgccaccaaaatgcagttgaagtccagcaacagctacttcagacccggagggactacattagtgacagtacagtgagaagaagacttgctgaagcaaatttgaaaccccgaagaccagcgagtggcccaaaactcgagagacagcatcgagtagcgagactgcgatacgctcgtgaacacatgcagtgggatgaagaagcatggtcaagaattttgtttgcagatgagtctcgattctccctttacacttctgatggaaggcgaagtgtttacaggcgacctggtgagcgataccttcaggcctgcatctcagaaagagtccaatacggtggaggcagtgtacatgtatgggctggcatattttcagaaggtcgcacagagctagtagccatagaaaatggcaccctcactgggcaaagatatgctcaagagattctcaatgagtatgcagggccgtatttggCAAATATgcgtgatggatcgatgctgatgcatgataatgcccggccacacacggctcatatcgtacaagagtatattcaggaggtcggtatcagccctgtgctgccccggggcgtaaaaagaatagggtagtcccaggtccaagggtgtcgtaagaggcgactacgggctttttgaaagtgggagagtcacgctgctgtctcatgacgtcagcacaatcgggccagactcgtccgggctacttaccacactcgcacagaataccggcgtgaagtagcggcctagtgccgctatgtttcgcataggttagtgtcgaggaccggaggccattccccccccccccccccacaaaatatgagagcggtatttaaagagaaattaccccaggagggtaccggctcttgtagagctagagaatccctccccgagcattcgcgctcgggctgcccttcgtattctggggagggcacagtaccgtgtatgtcacaggacaaacagggcagcaacaccacggcaccccgctccacgcttaatgtggacttttgtaacatccggggaattcactccaacttaaacgccgtccaccaccaccttgagacgtcgcagccggccttgtgtttccttacggagacgcagatatctcgacctagcgatacgtcatatttaacgtaccccgggtacaaaattgagaataatttcatgcctcatgccggggtatgtgtgtacgttagggaggatatctgctgtcgccgtctcggcaattttgagggtaggggcctgtctactctctggctccgcgtagatttagaggaccgcgtccgcatctatgcgtgtgtctacaggtcccatagtggtaacgcagaaacggatcacctcatgggctgcgttcaagcggcatttgatgacgtgcttgctcagatcccctccgctgaaatcgtagtcttgggtgatttcaacgggcacaatgccgaatggcttggatcacgtaccacagactacgcagggcgatctgtgcataattttgcattggcgtttggtctgtcccaattggttgagtcgccgacgcggctcccggatgtggatagccacatgccgtccttattagatcttctgctgactacacatcccgatggttaccaggtctctgtcgacgcccctctcggaacgtccgaccattgcctggtcaggagtgtagtgcctatccgacgccaacgtcgcagaccaccagcgacccgccgcgtttggcactacaagtcagcagattgggataggatgcgttccttttttgcatcctacccttggggcagggtttgtttcctttcagatgatcctagtgcctgcgccgttgcagtagccgatgtgatactgcagggcatggatatttttataccaagctctgtagtaccgatcggtggcagatcacagccctggttcgatgcgtcagttaaagcagcatctgactgcaaaaaacaggcgtttcgaacttgggttgcggcgctgggctcaaagga
Coding sequences within it:
- the LOC126970732 gene encoding transposable element Tc1 transposase, which codes for MAFLELGISMRRTARMVGVTVRTVQKVKRRYEETGHYLRRPCNGRPRCTSAREDRYIISTVLRNRHQNAVEVQQQLLQTRRDYISDSTVRRRLAEANLKPRRPASGPKLERQHRVARLRYAREHMQWDEEAWSRILFADESRFSLYTSDGRRSVYRRPGERYLQACISERVQYGGGSVHVWAGIFSEGRTELVAIENGTLTGQRYAQEILNEYAGPYLANMRDGSMLMHDNARPHTAHIVQEYIQEVGISVMAWPSRSPDLNPIEHAWDELGRLVRNRRPPPTTLRALKQALVEEWENIPQHRLRNLVFSMPNLLAAVIRARGGFN